In Xiphophorus maculatus strain JP 163 A chromosome 9, X_maculatus-5.0-male, whole genome shotgun sequence, the genomic window GTCCTGGTAACCACTAAACCCAGACTCATCCATTGGATTGTCAGAAGGAGACAATTAATCGTACATTTCAACAATACTTCACTTCTCCAGAGTCCAGTGGTGGTTCTGACCACCATGTCATGGCCTAGTAGCTCATGACTGAAAATGCAACTCACTTCCACTTTGTCATAATAACTCCAACAGTTGACTGTGTAATATTTAGCAGCAACAAATCTGTGTCAACAGAAATCTTGTGCCATCTGTTGTGAATTCACTGAGCTCCTGAGTGAACTTCTATGCGCTGGATTTTATCCATCTGGACCACCTGAATACAACGATGTATACATTTTTGAGAATATAGAGCATCTCTTAAAAGGGTGAATAACATAAAACATCCTATTTTTACCTTTCCAGCCTCACTCTTCCATGTGCCCAGTCCAATAAGGGGCATCTTCCGCCCAGTGTTGAGAACTGCAAAGTCATTCATGCCTCTCCAAAAAACCTTACACAGAAAAGAGAAGGTAGTTTACCTGGAGGTTCAAAGCTTTAAGAAATACACTAAACTAACTTCAGACACGTCTGatcttttttaacaaacattttctactcCGACTAGCATGGTTGAGGTCTATCCAAAGGGCAATGAGGATGCTATGATACAACATAATGGGTGAAAACTGACTTCATAGTTTTAAATATGCAGATGTTGACAGCGGAATAAATGCAGGAAAATTTTATCTTGAACTCACTGATACTACTTGGGTTAATTGTAACTACTTCAGTACCACGCTCCTAATGGAAAGCAAAAATTTCAACTAACTAAAGTCTGCACACATAACAAACCGTGCCCAGAGAAGAATTTACCAAACAAAACTTTCTTCATCAAAGACCTTCTGCCACAATTATTCATAAGTTAGACTcaagtttaagaaaaaacttgaaaaccTAGCCCAAAACGACGCAGGCCATAATATTTCACATCGGGTCCTTTGAATGTCACGTGACTTTCAGGATCTAGGAACCAGCTGTGCGCGTGACCAACGTGAATTTATCTTGTAGTAACACTAGCTGCTTCATCTGTTAGCTGCTGTAACTAAAGTACTCGCGCTGGATATTTTCAAATCAACCAATAACCAAGTGCTAAAAATCATTCCTCATCGTCTTCTATTTATTATACAGTTCAAACTGTAAAACCAAGCCGCTGCTGCCTGCAGCTCATTTAATTAAGGCAGCTAGCCAGCAGAATGGTGCTCCAGAATGGAACTCCGTAAATGAGCAGGCATATTCCCCATTTTCTGTTCCGTATTCAAGGCGAAAAATTACACGCAGACCAGAAAAGGCAGCATTTATCTAACTCACCCTTTTAGCGGCCTCACAGAAAAAACGAGGTAACGCTCGCTTTAGGATTTGACACCTGAATAAGAGCATGGCTGCTTATCAGCAGTGAAATAAATGACAGCACAACCAACATGGCGCTCCGCGTCGCTTCACTCACCGAAGAGCTGTTCTAAAGGTTGCACCGCCACCTGCTACTTCAACAACAACTCCCTTTCTTTTAGCTTCTCCAGTGCAGAGCTGCCACTTTCTGTTCAAACTGTTCAAAAACACCACCCTGATTTTGCTGACGCTTCCTTTTCCCGGAAGAGTACATTCCTCGATTTCCGGCGAAAATACTATGCATTagctcttttttaaaattaaagtaaaaatggccaattaaagagaaatgttcacattttaaaatgcactgaCATCTTCAAAAGACTCAGCCATGTCAGtatatattaaagaaaaaataattcaaaatgtgaaagtaGCGTATGAAAACAGTAATCCAGCTGTTTTCACAGGGAGTGTATGTGGGAATTCAACCAGATGCTTCTAATGGGCTGTTTGCTGACTCTGGACCACACAGGTGTGTTGTTAACATAATACCaagttttaaagaaatcataaaaGTGTTGAGATAAATAGTTATTGCTGGGAATtcaataacaaaacatgaaGACTTGGATTTGGCCATTTCCAAACAGGCACTTGAAGTCCATCCAGTGGACATCCAGACATCCTAACAAATCTTTTGACTGCAAGGTCaggaaactaaagaaaaaaaggaaaacaacaaaacaacaaacttccTCTTAGAATGCTCGATAACAACAGTAACAGATCCAGGAGGAAAAGTCATTTATCCATCTACCCAAAAACTCTGCCAAGCTTGTTCTGGGGGATCCCCAGGTGTTCCAGAGTAAATTGAAGTATATTCTCTCCAAGAAAGTCTGAGTTCGGACTTAGGATCTCATTATTTTGGTCAGATTATCTGAGTCGACTTTTTCTGTACCATGACAGACTGACCAGAGCCACCATCTTATGGAACATAAACACCAAGATGCAGAACTTCTCTACTGGGTAGCAGTCCacctttatttatgtatttattttgttatgaaCAGTTTTAGAGTCTCCTTATTCTTAATATTTTGGGGTTCAATTACAAGCccgttttatgaaaaaatataatttttatttctactatGGTATAAAAATGTCATAGCGGAAATTTAATTAGCGTTATGCGTTTTCAGACGCAGCTTCATACAAAAACACTAAGTGTGAGCACCCTCCTTACCGAGAGGGGGCAGACGTTTCGTTTGAGAAGACGGAAATGGACCCAGCAGAAACGGAAGTTAGTTAAGTGTCAACAACCTGAATTTACAACTTCAGCGAAACTTCGCTGTGGTCTGAAACACTAGTTTTGGTGTAATTTATATACATCTGGCCGCTTTAGAAGTTATTGGTGCATTATGGAGGATTTTATCTCCCATCCGCCGTGGGAGCGGTGTGTTTTTGCCCTTAAAGTCGGTGGCTAGTTAAACTGTTTGTGGAAGCTAAGTTGGCTAACTTTATCTGTTAGCTGACTCGTTTTGACAGCGAACCTTGTCGTAATATGCTCCGACGTTACTCTGTGCTCGCTTTAAACAGGCTTGTTGATGTAACCACCCTGTGTGTTAGCTGGCGTTGACTCGTCCAGGTGTTTAATTAGCAGCGCTGATAAGGTGACCATAGAACTTGGCTCGCAATGTTCCCGCAGCTGCTTCCACCTTTCAACTAGCTGCCTCCCCTCCTCTGCTTTTCTCTCCCCCCGTCGCCCTCCGATGGCTCACTGCGTCCCGTCCGAGCCAACCTCCAAGGTTCAGGCTCCAGAAAGTATCCCGTCCCAGGTCAGCGTGGACCAGAGCATGAGGCCGGTGCTGTTTGAGATTTTCGGCGAGATCTGGACCGTTCAGTCCCGGCTCGGTCAAGGAGTGTCGGCCTCTGTTTACCAAGTCAGCTCCGGCAGAGCCGCCACGGCCGCAGTGAAGGAGTTCCAGGGCGACTCACAGGGAGGGGACTACGGCTATCACAAAGAGAGGGCCGTGCTGGAGGACATCCAGGGGCATAAGAACATTGGTAAGAGCAGTATCAGTATTCCACGTCTTCAGTGTGTGCTTGGTTGCAGAGGTGActttgcttactgtgtgtttatttgcttACTCATTGGAGAAGAGTTAACTGAGTTTTGGCTTTCTGCAACTGTGGCTAGTAATTAGCCACATTCAGCAAATATGCCAAAGGTATATTGTTTTTCCTTAAAGAGTGATTCTCCTTCCAATAGTTAAGTCAAAAGCATTCACACCCTTTAAATTGATCCACATTATGTCATGTTAAAACCCAAACCTGAGTCTCTTCTTTGGGAGTTTGTGAGATAGATCTAAAAGTGAAGTACACTTCAAGTGAAGTGGAAGATAATTATTACACTGTTTTCAAAACTTGTctggaaaaaaatctcaaaagtgtggtgtgcagtTGCAATTTGTCCTTCCAAGTTAGCACTGCAACACCTGCTTTTGCTGCACTGGCCGCACAGCACCTGTTTTGCAGGTACTTTGCAAAACATTCCCCAAGTCCCTGAACATCCTCTGGAGTTCAGTTAAATCCACCATTAAGAGATGGAAGGAATTTGCTTTCATTCCCAGTTATATGGCACTTTGTGTTGACCTACTGCTTgcactttctttaaaatatgttgtagTCTGTGTTTGTAAGTTGATCACAACTGAAAAAGTGTTGATTACTTTCCTAACGATGCATGATGTGTCCTCCTGTTTCTCAGTTACACTGTATGGTGTGTTCACCAATCACAACTGTGTGGGCGTGGCTACGCACTGCCTCCTGCTGGAGCTCCTGGATGTCAGTGTATCGGAGCTGCTGGTGAGGCGCAGCAATGGTGTCAAGGGTGTAAGGTAAGCAGCGTCATGTTGCTGCTGATCGCACCGTCAGTCTTGGTCTCTGGTTGGAGCAGGCGGGTTACGCGTCTCAGCTCCTGTCTTACTGCTGGAATACTTGCAGACAGGAAAGTCAGGGAGTTTCTTTAGCTTCAAGAACCAGTTGCAGTTGTCTTATTGTTATTTgccatttgatttatttcttaagACACCTTTTACCAAATTCTTggatttaaaaagcatttttttgtctttgaatcATCTCACCATGGAAAGCAAGAATGgattaaataaattgattaaaatcaagGCTGTTGGCTCTGCTACTATTATTTGTCCTTTTATAGTtgcaaataaaaccaataaCTTGAGAAATGAATGGCTGTGCCCCTGTGTTTGATGCCTTGCAGCAGACCCCAGAAGGGCCACTCCATGTGGCTGGTGCAGCACTGTGCCAGAGACATCCTGGAGGCTCTTGCCTTCCTTCACAGGGAAGGCTATGTCCATGCTGACCTCAAACCTCGCAACGTCCTGTGGAGCGCCGACGACGAGTGCTTCAAGCTCATCGACTTCGGGCTGAGCTTCAAACAGGGAAACCAGGTATGTTGGGCTGTGAGAAACTAGAAGGTGGGCTGGCAGGGATTCTTAAAATGACCCATTTGTTTTGTCAGGATGTGAAGTACATCCAGACGGATGGGTATCGAGCCCCGGAAGCCGAGCTCCAGAACAGCCTGGCCCAGGCTGGGATGGAGGGAGATTCCGGCTGCACAGCCGCCATCGACCTGTGGAGCCTGGGCGTCATCCTGCTGGAGATGTTCTCAGGAATCAAACTGAAAGACACCGTCCGCTCACAGGACTGGAAGGTACCGACAAACTCTGCACAGAACCAGGATGACTGGATTTATTAAGGAAAATATTGAGtttcaaccattttttttatcctgttaaaactagaaatgttaacattttaatatttttattttattaaatgagtTTCTGGTGATAATGAAATGCTGCTGCTGAGTTAATTTTTATGCTCTAGTAGAACGCTTCTGTATTTTTCTACTCCTAAAACAAGGATATGTTTAATAATGCATTTCTGTTGGATAATGAAATCAGATCACACTGCCTCTGTTTCTGGGCTGCAGGACAACAGCGTTGCCGTCGTCAACCGCATCTTTGCCAGTAATGGCGTGATGTGCCCTGCCATCCCAGTCTATCACCTCAGAGACCTTATTAAAAGGTAAGCATTGGCTCCTGGACTCTGCTTCTGTTCCTTGATGGAGTCTGCAGTGAAGTGGGCTGTTTGCTCTGTGTGCAGCATGCTGCTCAACAACCCAAAGCAGAGATGCACAGCTGAAGCTGCCCTGCTCAGCCCGTTCTTCAGTATCCCCTTCGGTAGGTGGACATACTTTGCATGTCTGCACTCATCACTGAAGTTCTTACTCTGCTATATTTATCTCcgtgtttgggtgtgtgtgtgtgtgtgtgtgtgtgtgtgtgtgtgtgtgtgtgtgtgtgtcagcccCTCACATAGAGGATCTAGTTCTACTGCCTTCTCCTGTTCTTCGTCTGCTTAACCTGATTGACGACAGCCACCTGCACAACGACGAGGAGTATGAAGGTATTATGTGTTTCTAtcgtatttttcttttttttttattacaattaaaaTCTACTGTAGGCCAGTGattctcaaacttttttgaGGACCAGTTAACCCATTTAACAAACAGTCATGGACCATTTAACCTGAATTGCCCACGATAACACAACTTAATATATGatgcaacctgaaatgaaaatattagtctcttaactcaattattgttgtttctttgttttcctaatGAGAAAAGTGGTGATTTTTGGTTAATGTGACTGGCCACGACAAAGCCATgaacattttgagttatttacatattttgaaagTGTCTAAGCTTTCCAATGATTTCTaatacatggaaataaaaaaaagaagttgttctTTACTACCAAGTGTTAACATTTAGGGTAATTTAGAagcacaattaaagaaaaatagacttgagttgctataacagaaacaaaaaatctttttctgcgacattaaatataaaagtatttaaCCCATTTCTagcaattgtatttatttaatttaattactttttttattaaataaaaataacaattgcTCTGAAAGCAGAGCATCATTCATTACCAAGCAAAGTCATAAAAAGCAAAGAACAGTTCTGATTAACTGGAGCGATTCCTACTGTACAAGCACCtttgtacaagcactttgaattgtctttggctgaaaggtgctatataaataaagttgccttgccttgccttacTGCTAACCGTTCAAAGGAATCCATCGCTAATGAAAGACACCCATAGACCACCAGTTGTCTggggaccacagtttgagaaagactaCTGTAGGCATACAAAATAGCATTTGAGATCTTTTTGGAGGAAGTGGAAGCCGTGGCAACACACTGTCATCCAGCCAGTAACGATCTCTGAGTGTGGTGTGAGGATGCCTCAGCACCCGCTGTCAGCaatgatgcagaaaaaaatccacaaagacTTTAGAGCAACAGATGCTTCAGTCGAGAATGTGTGGCACATTTTCAAGCAAACACTTCAGATATGTTTCAGAACATCTTTGTAAGAACATTAGAGAATTGCACAAACTTTTAAGGTCTGAATGTGCTGCACAAGAACCAAGAAATTTCTTCTCTctcccatttttaaaaagtaaagacaGGAGGACCATCAGTTGACCCAAGCCTTAGTTGAACGTTCTGGTGCCAATGTTGGCATCTCTCCTATGTGAGCTTCCTTCACTTCACTTCAGTGAAACATGAGATACATTCTTGAGCACAAATGGATGAATTAATTGAGCCATAACAATTAGAgaaaccagcttgtgactggaATTAGTACAGAAGAATGTATAGATGATACATGTCAATGTAACTAGAGGTtaatatcagcaaaaaaaaggaaatctaacatataaaacatattcCCACAGTGAAGCTTAACAGTCTGTGTTGATTATTGTTCCCAGACATACTGGAGGACATGAAAGAGGAGTGCCAGAAGTACGGCTCAGTGGTTTCTCTGCTCATTCCTAAAGAGAATCCTGGAAAAGGGCAGGTGAGAGGATTTAGCCAATAAGGTTACATTCACATAGCAGGCAAATGTTCATGGCAGTCTGAACAGcccaattacatttttttcagaaaaatatctgaattgTGTCACCTCGTTATGTGCTATGCCCTGTCTACTGCCTTCCTACAGAATTCAGCCTGTAGAATTTCTCTGGGCCAATCAGCCAACAGAAGAAGTTCTGTTGCTCTAGtacagtggtgcccaaagtcagtcctggagggccggcatcctgcatgttttacttCTCTCCCTGGTgatagtaacaaccttttcagcatgtcaatgttctacTTAGGCGATCTAAcaagccatcattggatccagggagagaactaaaacatgcaggatgctggccctccaggaccaagtttgggcacccctgctctagTAGATCTAGCCAGATGCGGTAAAGCTAGATGTAAACAGTGGCTGGAGCAAGCAGTGCCAACAGCGAAGCACTGGGGTTTGAGTCTCAACCCCACCTCTCTCACCGCcacacatccaaacagacttctctgCAGCACCAGCAGTCAGTGCCCAACAAACGGCCGTTTCTAGAAgttgtactttctttttatttacttttttttatgacCTTGTGACAACATAGACGCTCCATCCATTGTTAACAGAGCGCTGCTCTGTGACGGCTACGTCTCCTCTTGCGCATGCGGGTCGTTTTGGGCTCTTAAGTTGTTCACACTTAAGTCTGATTTGCGTCACAGTATCATTCATCAGTAGAATGAATGACCACGCAaaagaaatcagatttcagGCAAAATTTGGGATTGAGGATCAAgatctgctgtgtgaacgtagccttagACAGATTGAATCAGTGCTCAATGTTCTGACTGTTTCTACAACATTCAGTGTTTCTTTCACTCATGCTTTAACCCGTTCGTTCCCACCAGGTATTTGTGGAGTATGCCAACTCCAGCGACTCCAAAGAAGCCCAGCGGCTGCTGACCGGCCGAACCTTCGATGGGAGGTTTGTGGTGGCCACCTTCTACCCGCTGAGTGCCTACAAGAGAGGTTACCTCTACCAGACGGTGCAGTGAGGATCAGTCTGCTCCTCCATCCGCCTCATTTAAAGAACAGAGCTGTGTTTTGGCCTACAACCCGTATACTGATACTTT contains:
- the uhmk1 gene encoding serine/threonine-protein kinase Kist isoform X1 encodes the protein MAHCVPSEPTSKVQAPESIPSQVSVDQSMRPVLFEIFGEIWTVQSRLGQGVSASVYQVSSGRAATAAVKEFQGDSQGGDYGYHKERAVLEDIQGHKNIVTLYGVFTNHNCVGVATHCLLLELLDVSVSELLVRRSNGVKGVSRPQKGHSMWLVQHCARDILEALAFLHREGYVHADLKPRNVLWSADDECFKLIDFGLSFKQGNQDVKYIQTDGYRAPEAELQNSLAQAGMEGDSGCTAAIDLWSLGVILLEMFSGIKLKDTVRSQDWKDNSVAVVNRIFASNGVMCPAIPVYHLRDLIKSMLLNNPKQRCTAEAALLSPFFSIPFAPHIEDLVLLPSPVLRLLNLIDDSHLHNDEEYEDILEDMKEECQKYGSVVSLLIPKENPGKGQVFVEYANSSDSKEAQRLLTGRTFDGRFVVATFYPLSAYKRGYLYQTVQ
- the uhmk1 gene encoding serine/threonine-protein kinase Kist isoform X2, with the translated sequence MAHCVPSEPTSKVQAPESIPSQVSVDQSMRPVLFEIFGEIWTVQSRLGQGVSASVYQVSSGRAATAAVKEFQGDSQGGDYGYHKERAVLEDIQGHKNIVTLYGVFTNHNCVGVATHCLLLELLDVSVSELLVRRSNGVKGVRPQKGHSMWLVQHCARDILEALAFLHREGYVHADLKPRNVLWSADDECFKLIDFGLSFKQGNQDVKYIQTDGYRAPEAELQNSLAQAGMEGDSGCTAAIDLWSLGVILLEMFSGIKLKDTVRSQDWKDNSVAVVNRIFASNGVMCPAIPVYHLRDLIKSMLLNNPKQRCTAEAALLSPFFSIPFAPHIEDLVLLPSPVLRLLNLIDDSHLHNDEEYEDILEDMKEECQKYGSVVSLLIPKENPGKGQVFVEYANSSDSKEAQRLLTGRTFDGRFVVATFYPLSAYKRGYLYQTVQ